From the Patescibacteria group bacterium genome, one window contains:
- the nusB gene encoding transcription antitermination factor NusB, with protein sequence MASRHLARSIAMQTLYEWDFSGMKVDTTKLTEKNIEEFGPGLKDVNKDFIRTLVRGVLERRAAIDKIIEKAAPEWPLEQITMVDRNVLRLGLFELLYGNKEEVPPKVAINEAIELAKNFSGESSGKFVNGVLGTVFRELEEQNKE encoded by the coding sequence ATGGCGTCTCGGCATCTTGCAAGATCCATTGCCATGCAGACTTTGTATGAGTGGGACTTTTCTGGCATGAAAGTGGATACAACAAAGCTCACAGAAAAGAACATTGAAGAGTTTGGTCCAGGATTGAAAGACGTAAACAAGGACTTTATCCGCACCCTGGTTAGAGGAGTCTTGGAGCGAAGGGCTGCAATTGACAAAATCATTGAGAAGGCGGCCCCAGAATGGCCCCTAGAACAGATCACCATGGTGGACCGCAACGTTCTGCGCCTGGGGCTCTTTGAACTGCTGTACGGCAACAAAGAAGAGGTCCCACCCAAAGTTGCCATTAACGAGGCAATTGAACTGGCAAAGAACTTTTCGGGGGAGTCATCTGGCAAATTCGTGAATGGAGTGTTGGGAACCGTATTCCGAGAATTAGAAGAACAAAACAAAGAATGA
- the rnc gene encoding ribonuclease III: MNDISTFQQATGIHFKNEDLLRQAFTHRSYLNENPETNLQHNERLEFLGDAVLELVVTESLYKNYPDKPEGELTTWRAALVNARMLAIVAKDLKLGDYLLLSHGEARETGKARDYILANATEALLGALYLDQGLKVCNKVIEQYVLNKLPQVLEEKLFEDAKSQFQELAQEKTGITPNYQVLQEWGPDHEKHFRVGVTIGKDLIAEGEGTSKQEAEQEAARVALEKQEKIWV, from the coding sequence ATGAACGACATTTCCACATTCCAGCAAGCGACTGGTATTCATTTCAAAAACGAAGACCTTTTACGGCAGGCCTTTACGCACCGTTCGTACCTCAACGAAAATCCAGAAACCAATTTACAGCATAACGAACGCTTGGAGTTTCTGGGGGATGCGGTATTAGAACTTGTGGTCACAGAGTCTTTATACAAGAACTATCCAGACAAGCCAGAAGGGGAGCTTACCACGTGGAGAGCTGCCTTGGTGAACGCCAGGATGCTGGCTATCGTGGCAAAAGACCTTAAGCTTGGGGATTATCTGCTTTTGTCCCACGGAGAAGCAAGAGAGACCGGAAAGGCCAGGGACTACATTTTAGCCAACGCCACAGAAGCCCTTCTTGGAGCCTTGTATCTTGACCAGGGGCTGAAAGTATGCAACAAAGTTATTGAACAATACGTGCTTAACAAACTCCCCCAGGTCTTAGAGGAAAAACTCTTTGAAGATGCAAAGTCTCAATTCCAGGAGTTAGCCCAAGAAAAGACTGGCATTACCCCAAACTACCAAGTATTGCAAGAGTGGGGCCCAGACCATGAAAAGCACTTTCGTGTTGGGGTAACCATAGGAAAAGACCTTATAGCAGAAGGAGAGGGGACCTCAAAACAAGAGGCAGAACAGGAAGCCGCCAGGGTAGCTTTGGAGAAGCAGGAAAAGATTTGGGTTTGA
- the rpmG gene encoding 50S ribosomal protein L33, giving the protein MAGKRKAYARLLCQECKNINYATHKSLMRDRKEGEQKLEFKKFCKHCRKHTLHKESKK; this is encoded by the coding sequence ATGGCAGGAAAAAGAAAAGCATACGCAAGGTTACTGTGCCAAGAGTGCAAAAACATTAACTACGCTACTCACAAATCCTTGATGAGAGACCGTAAGGAGGGTGAACAGAAGTTAGAATTCAAAAAGTTTTGCAAACATTGCAGAAAGCACACGCTGCACAAAGAATCCAAGAAATAA
- the rpmF gene encoding 50S ribosomal protein L32 has translation MAVPKQHRSKSRQGQRRMHIYLKGTSTAICPKCSKAVLPHTVCANCGFYRGKEMIDVLTKLTKRERKAKEKEMASQKEQVKSQGELSPEGLSRSSS, from the coding sequence ATGGCAGTGCCAAAACAACATCGTTCTAAGTCCCGTCAAGGGCAGCGTAGAATGCACATCTACTTGAAAGGGACTTCAACTGCAATCTGCCCAAAGTGCAGCAAGGCGGTTTTGCCGCACACCGTGTGTGCAAACTGTGGGTTCTACCGGGGCAAAGAAATGATAGATGTCTTGACGAAGCTCACTAAGAGAGAGCGAAAGGCAAAAGAAAAGGAAATGGCTTCCCAAAAAGAACAAGTAAAGTCCCAGGGAGAACTCTCTCCAGAAGGACTCTCACGGTCCAGCTCCTAA
- a CDS encoding rhodanese-like domain-containing protein — protein sequence MAQVITSEELKQKIDNKEDFVLVDTLMEGGYEMRHVPGAVSVPYGTNFLQEFEKKVAAPKDKEIIIYCASATCQLSVLAADALEEAGYTNVKHYKEGIAGWQQAGYKFEGERV from the coding sequence ATGGCTCAAGTTATCACTTCAGAGGAGCTTAAGCAAAAGATTGACAACAAAGAAGATTTTGTTCTCGTGGACACGCTCATGGAGGGCGGCTATGAGATGCGGCATGTTCCTGGAGCGGTCAGTGTTCCTTATGGCACGAACTTCCTCCAGGAGTTTGAGAAGAAGGTAGCAGCTCCCAAAGACAAAGAGATTATTATCTATTGTGCCTCCGCTACCTGTCAGTTGAGCGTCCTGGCGGCAGATGCCTTGGAAGAGGCAGGATACACGAATGTGAAGCATTACAAAGAAGGAATCGCAGGCTGGCAGCAGGCAGGGTACAAGTTTGAGGGAGAGAGGGTGTGA
- a CDS encoding DUF3175 domain-containing protein: MSMLNFYINRAGKNLTDSRKRILNLVKLSAP; this comes from the coding sequence ATGTCCATGCTCAACTTTTATATAAATAGAGCAGGTAAGAACCTTACCGATTCCCGAAAGCGTATCCTTAATCTCGTTAAGTTATCCGCGCCTTAG
- the rplL gene encoding 50S ribosomal protein L7/L12, with product MATEETKEETVEVPAKFKSLVESVEKLSVLELSELVKVLEKKFGVSAAAPMAVTQAPAAEAEEEAEEKTSFTVQLNSIGDKKIEVIKTVRDATEKGLKEAKDLVDAAATEPQVVKEGVGKEEAEELKKKFEAAGASVELK from the coding sequence ATGGCAACAGAAGAAACAAAAGAGGAAACCGTAGAGGTTCCAGCAAAGTTCAAGAGTTTAGTGGAAAGCGTAGAAAAGCTTTCTGTGCTTGAACTCTCAGAATTAGTGAAAGTGCTGGAAAAGAAATTTGGAGTTTCAGCAGCAGCCCCCATGGCAGTAACTCAAGCTCCCGCAGCTGAAGCGGAAGAAGAAGCAGAGGAAAAGACCTCCTTTACAGTTCAACTAAACTCAATAGGTGACAAAAAGATTGAAGTCATTAAGACGGTGCGAGACGCTACTGAAAAGGGATTGAAAGAGGCAAAAGATTTGGTGGATGCCGCAGCTACAGAGCCCCAAGTGGTAAAAGAAGGGGTTGGCAAAGAAGAGGCAGAAGAACTCAAGAAGAAGTTTGAGGCCGCCGGAGCATCGGTAGAACTAAAGTAA
- the trmD gene encoding tRNA (guanosine(37)-N1)-methyltransferase TrmD, with protein MITFDILTIFPKLFEPFKKESLLARGAKKKLLKIQAHNLRKWSTDRHGTIDDKPFGGGLGMVMKIEPVYRAVAELQRKNRLSGGSPTRRKSKIILFTPRGKKFDQAMAHDFSKQSQLIFICGRYEGVDERIAKKIADVELSIGDYVLMGGEVPAMAVIEAVSRLIPGVIGKPQFLKERLGKGRKKGFLEYPQYTRPEIFRARLAKGGQAIEWRVPKVLMSGDHKKIEEWRAMHGRTIGK; from the coding sequence ATGATAACCTTTGATATCTTAACCATATTCCCCAAACTCTTTGAGCCTTTTAAAAAGGAATCTTTGCTTGCGAGGGGAGCAAAAAAGAAACTGCTGAAAATCCAGGCTCATAACTTAAGAAAGTGGAGCACAGACAGGCACGGAACCATAGACGATAAACCCTTTGGCGGGGGATTGGGTATGGTAATGAAGATAGAACCTGTTTATAGAGCGGTGGCTGAATTGCAAAGGAAAAACCGCCTCAGCGGCGGTTCGCCGACGAGGCGAAAATCTAAAATAATCCTCTTTACCCCTCGAGGAAAAAAGTTTGACCAGGCAATGGCCCATGACTTTTCCAAACAAAGCCAGCTAATCTTCATTTGCGGCAGGTATGAAGGGGTGGACGAAAGAATTGCAAAGAAGATAGCAGACGTTGAGCTCTCAATAGGAGACTACGTTTTAATGGGTGGGGAGGTGCCTGCCATGGCTGTTATTGAAGCAGTCTCTCGCCTCATTCCAGGCGTCATCGGAAAACCCCAGTTCTTAAAAGAACGTCTTGGCAAAGGACGAAAGAAAGGGTTCTTGGAATATCCACAATATACCCGCCCTGAAATATTCAGGGCGAGGCTCGCCAAAGGCGGCCAGGCCATAGAATGGCGCGTTCCCAAGGTTTTAATGTCCGGGGACCACAAAAAGATAGAGGAGTGGCGGGCAATGCATGGGCGCACCATTGGCAAATAG
- a CDS encoding ribonuclease HII: MQSSKRIENLHSQILGFPRVGNYSKPRVLKRRGVGGNPVIVAGIDEVGRGPLAGPVVAAAVVFFPKRNLRYLKFRLGNFGKLRDSKQLSFKQREKWYRLFLEDPNVLWGIGKVSEKTIDRINIHQATLLAMKRAVQNLSKKVRPHFLLVDGIAKIPMALPQRTIIKGDTKVRLCAAASIIAKVYRDRLMLRYHKTYSQYGFDRHKGYGSILHLAMLKKYGPCPIHRKTFSPISSLARLRNV, encoded by the coding sequence ATGCAAAGTTCAAAGCGAATTGAAAATCTGCACTCGCAGATTTTGGGTTTCCCCCGTGTCGGAAATTATTCAAAACCGAGGGTTTTGAAAAGAAGGGGGGTCGGGGGAAACCCTGTGATCGTGGCTGGAATAGACGAGGTAGGAAGAGGTCCTTTAGCGGGTCCTGTGGTGGCAGCTGCCGTTGTTTTCTTTCCTAAACGAAATTTAAGATATCTTAAATTTCGTTTAGGCAACTTTGGCAAGCTTCGAGACTCAAAACAACTTTCTTTCAAACAGCGGGAGAAATGGTATCGTTTGTTTTTGGAGGATCCTAACGTTCTATGGGGGATAGGAAAGGTATCTGAAAAAACCATAGACCGAATCAATATTCATCAGGCAACACTGCTTGCCATGAAGCGGGCAGTACAGAACCTTTCAAAGAAAGTACGTCCGCATTTCTTGCTGGTAGACGGCATTGCAAAAATTCCCATGGCTTTGCCGCAACGAACAATCATCAAGGGGGATACAAAGGTGAGACTTTGCGCTGCTGCTTCTATCATTGCCAAAGTATACAGAGATCGTCTCATGCTTCGCTATCACAAAACATATTCTCAATATGGCTTTGATCGACACAAGGGATACGGCAGTATACTTCATCTGGCAATGCTCAAGAAATATGGGCCATGCCCAATACATCGAAAAACTTTTTCTCCGATTAGCTCCTTAGCTAGACTAAGGAATGTTTAG
- a CDS encoding acyl-CoA desaturase, whose translation MVQAIAFADPQRGVSRSAIIGHSLFHAGALLTLGLLLGVTLTNNPEPWMTSSIMISSGAFVVGSILLLFTTIWETTRIRSFINSAGFYILVSGLLVLLTLFMIGGFHLFHVGMWILFGMYYFGTVFGITAGYHRWGTHEAFEAGPWFIRTVLFLGAMASQKDALWWIITHLIHHSMTERAGWDPHTPKEGFWWAHIFWIWFPYQYSDEMWQKYANAKNRNPFLIEQLRYQKFAMWFSLLSGPAIFFVLTLITEASLLEAIIEAFKAFLLVSVLRTVLVYHTTFMVNSVSHAWGSKRYSTPRGGQSRDLVFGPLAILSLGEVLHAIHHKFQNVAVYGVRWNYIDLTGMILLALAAARRVFPSESLGLPYNLRRIPKERL comes from the coding sequence ATGGTGCAAGCGATAGCGTTCGCAGACCCTCAAAGGGGGGTGTCTCGTTCCGCAATTATCGGGCATTCGCTCTTTCATGCAGGAGCACTTCTCACCTTGGGACTGTTGTTGGGGGTAACCCTCACCAACAATCCTGAGCCTTGGATGACATCTTCCATCATGATTTCCTCGGGAGCCTTTGTGGTAGGGAGCATACTGCTCTTGTTCACCACGATATGGGAGACCACAAGGATCCGCTCTTTCATAAACTCAGCAGGATTCTATATCCTGGTGAGTGGGCTCCTTGTACTTCTCACCCTCTTCATGATAGGGGGGTTCCATCTGTTCCATGTTGGGATGTGGATACTTTTCGGCATGTACTACTTTGGGACGGTGTTTGGTATCACTGCCGGATATCACCGATGGGGAACCCACGAGGCATTTGAGGCTGGCCCCTGGTTCATACGTACTGTGTTGTTTTTGGGCGCCATGGCCTCTCAAAAGGATGCTCTTTGGTGGATAATAACCCATCTCATACACCATTCAATGACCGAACGTGCGGGGTGGGATCCCCACACCCCCAAAGAGGGATTCTGGTGGGCGCACATCTTCTGGATATGGTTTCCTTACCAGTACTCAGATGAGATGTGGCAGAAATATGCCAATGCCAAGAATCGTAACCCGTTTCTGATAGAACAGCTCCGCTACCAAAAGTTTGCCATGTGGTTCAGCCTTTTGTCAGGACCGGCAATCTTCTTTGTCTTAACGCTCATCACCGAAGCTTCTCTTCTTGAGGCAATCATCGAAGCGTTCAAGGCATTCCTTCTTGTGTCGGTATTGCGCACGGTGCTCGTATACCACACAACCTTCATGGTAAACAGCGTGTCCCACGCATGGGGATCCAAGCGCTATTCCACTCCGCGTGGGGGACAGAGTCGGGACCTCGTGTTCGGGCCACTTGCCATTCTCAGCCTAGGAGAAGTCCTGCACGCCATCCACCATAAATTCCAAAACGTAGCGGTGTACGGGGTGAGGTGGAACTACATTGATCTCACGGGAATGATACTACTGGCTCTTGCGGCAGCGAGGCGAGTATTCCCGTCTGAATCCCTCGGGTTACCCTACAACCTCAGACGGATTCCCAAAGAACGTCTCTGA
- the rpsP gene encoding 30S ribosomal protein S16: MLTIRLQRKGKKNQPFFKIVVTEEKKSSTRGRFVEELGYYNPLTKERSLNGDRAKYWMSVGAQPSDTVYNMLVTDNIIEGKKRPKHKKSKKKPASPDASLAESGQTSQGGQPETAAPSGGEPRPDASGREAAPVTAAPAESTAPAPTKAKAKKVREELKEAEVPNETPKSESEPAKEQKQVSEPTSEESKEKTHNP, from the coding sequence ATGTTAACAATAAGATTACAACGAAAAGGAAAAAAGAATCAACCTTTCTTCAAAATAGTGGTAACGGAAGAAAAGAAATCTTCTACGAGAGGGCGCTTTGTTGAAGAACTTGGCTATTACAACCCTCTTACCAAAGAGAGATCCTTGAACGGGGACAGGGCAAAATACTGGATGTCGGTTGGAGCACAGCCATCTGATACCGTATACAACATGTTGGTAACAGACAACATTATTGAAGGAAAGAAACGTCCCAAGCACAAAAAATCCAAAAAGAAGCCTGCCTCGCCCGATGCCAGCCTCGCTGAGTCTGGGCAGACGAGTCAAGGCGGGCAACCGGAAACAGCCGCCCCCAGTGGGGGCGAGCCTCGCCCCGATGCGTCGGGGCGGGAAGCTGCTCCAGTAACTGCAGCTCCCGCAGAAAGCACGGCCCCAGCTCCAACAAAAGCCAAGGCTAAGAAGGTAAGAGAAGAGCTCAAAGAAGCTGAGGTGCCTAACGAGACTCCAAAGTCTGAATCAGAGCCGGCAAAAGAGCAGAAACAAGTCTCAGAACCTACCTCAGAAGAATCCAAAGAAAAGACTCACAATCCTTAA
- a CDS encoding 50S ribosomal protein L10, with the protein MKTKTQKQNILQQIADNLKKQKSLLFVDYKGIGVKDLSQLRKQLKEVGARLEVAKKTLFSRAFKEKGIDANFKNMEGQIAVVYSFKDPLAGVKTTHTFAKRREDIKLLGGYMENQMLDAGQIKELALLPSKEQLLGRFVGTLAAPMRGLITVFEGNIKGLLVALSAIQKKKS; encoded by the coding sequence ATGAAAACAAAGACCCAAAAACAGAATATTCTCCAGCAGATTGCAGACAATCTCAAAAAGCAAAAGTCCCTGCTGTTTGTGGACTACAAAGGAATTGGAGTAAAGGATCTGTCACAGCTGAGAAAACAACTCAAGGAAGTAGGGGCAAGGCTTGAGGTTGCAAAGAAAACCCTGTTTTCCCGTGCCTTCAAAGAAAAGGGGATTGATGCAAACTTCAAAAATATGGAAGGACAAATTGCCGTGGTGTATTCTTTTAAGGACCCTTTAGCTGGAGTGAAGACGACGCACACGTTTGCAAAAAGAAGAGAGGACATAAAGCTCTTGGGCGGATATATGGAAAATCAGATGCTGGACGCAGGCCAGATAAAAGAACTGGCTTTGCTTCCTTCCAAAGAGCAACTGCTGGGACGATTTGTAGGAACCCTTGCTGCCCCCATGCGAGGGTTGATAACTGTATTTGAGGGGAATATAAAAGGTCTGTTAGTCGCGCTGAGCGCGATACAAAAAAAGAAATCATAA
- the def gene encoding peptide deformylase, which translates to MLKIVKYPAAILKKQAKEVQKVTPNLLSLISQMEVAMEKNQGIGLAAPQVGVSKQIIVLKDEKKSQAFLNPKLRSKSKKQETDEEGCLSLPGLFLPIKRAQSVRLSCNTKEGKSVIIKAAGLASRIFQHEIDHLHGKLIIDRVPPLKRWKIRKKLEEIKKKGRVNAK; encoded by the coding sequence ATGCTCAAAATCGTAAAGTATCCTGCAGCCATCCTCAAAAAGCAGGCAAAAGAGGTTCAAAAGGTAACACCAAATCTCTTGTCTTTGATTTCTCAAATGGAGGTTGCCATGGAAAAGAATCAAGGCATTGGTCTGGCAGCGCCCCAGGTTGGTGTTTCAAAGCAAATCATTGTGCTAAAAGACGAGAAAAAGAGTCAGGCCTTTCTCAATCCAAAGCTTCGCTCAAAGAGCAAAAAGCAGGAAACCGATGAGGAGGGATGTCTCAGCCTTCCGGGGCTCTTTCTACCCATTAAAAGAGCACAAAGCGTCCGCCTCTCTTGCAACACCAAAGAGGGGAAGTCTGTCATTATTAAGGCAGCTGGATTGGCCTCGCGCATCTTCCAGCACGAAATAGACCACCTTCATGGAAAACTCATTATTGATCGCGTCCCCCCTCTTAAGCGATGGAAGATCAGAAAGAAGCTGGAGGAAATCAAAAAGAAGGGCAGGGTAAACGCAAAATGA
- a CDS encoding endolytic transglycosylase MltG: MEDQKEAGGNQKEGQGKRKMKKFFFALVIIALLIVWIGIFLPQDPGSKQEISFLVKRGEGTRDIAIHLEQEGLVPSSPLFYLFVLSTGISGKLQAGTYGFSSAMSPFEISKKLAMGDVIEEHITIIEGWGIKDIAAYFTEKGLFQEKEVLAYTDFEGYLFPDTYLVTKDIKLKEIIQLMLQTFEEKISSEWRAEIQKQGKTLSDIVIMASLLEKELQTLEDKKIAADVLWKRLDIGMALQVDASPITYKQRGLPEKPIANPGLKSIEAAIYPTESPYWYYLSTPEGETIFSRTLEEHNTAKAQYLK, encoded by the coding sequence ATGGAAGATCAGAAAGAAGCTGGAGGAAATCAAAAAGAAGGGCAGGGTAAACGCAAAATGAAGAAGTTCTTTTTTGCCCTTGTTATCATTGCTCTGTTGATAGTGTGGATTGGCATCTTTCTCCCCCAAGACCCTGGTTCTAAGCAGGAAATTTCATTCTTGGTTAAACGAGGTGAGGGAACCAGAGATATTGCAATACATTTAGAGCAAGAGGGGCTTGTGCCCTCCTCACCCTTGTTTTACCTCTTTGTTCTCAGCACCGGCATCTCAGGAAAGCTGCAGGCTGGAACCTATGGCTTTTCTTCTGCCATGTCTCCTTTTGAGATCTCAAAGAAACTGGCTATGGGAGATGTTATTGAAGAACACATCACCATCATTGAAGGTTGGGGCATTAAAGATATCGCCGCGTATTTCACAGAAAAGGGATTATTCCAGGAAAAAGAGGTGCTGGCATACACAGATTTTGAGGGATATCTCTTCCCCGATACCTATCTTGTAACCAAAGATATAAAACTCAAAGAAATCATTCAGCTTATGCTCCAGACCTTTGAAGAAAAGATTTCTTCAGAGTGGAGAGCAGAAATCCAAAAACAAGGAAAAACTCTTTCTGATATTGTGATTATGGCCTCTCTTTTAGAAAAGGAATTGCAGACACTTGAAGACAAAAAGATTGCAGCTGATGTGTTATGGAAGCGCCTTGATATTGGCATGGCTCTTCAGGTAGATGCCTCGCCCATAACCTATAAACAAAGAGGGCTACCGGAAAAACCTATTGCAAACCCAGGCCTTAAAAGCATTGAGGCAGCCATCTATCCTACAGAAAGTCCTTATTGGTACTACCTTTCTACTCCAGAGGGTGAAACCATTTTTTCAAGAACCCTAGAGGAACACAATACTGCCAAAGCACAGTACCTCAAATAG
- a CDS encoding peptide chain release factor-like protein, with protein sequence MKKKYLTDQKSLNRDTTLEFRRASGPGGQRRNRRETGVRLHHIPSGVVVIAEELASQARNRDVAFKRLKERLMKLNKPRKRRIPTQPPPSAEEKRIRTKHWKTRKKELRRPSHLEQL encoded by the coding sequence ATGAAGAAAAAATACCTCACCGATCAAAAGAGTTTGAACCGAGACACAACGCTTGAGTTTCGCCGTGCATCAGGCCCCGGGGGACAACGAAGAAACCGCAGGGAAACAGGGGTACGACTCCATCACATTCCCTCGGGCGTTGTTGTTATCGCAGAAGAACTCGCTTCTCAGGCACGAAACCGAGATGTTGCGTTTAAACGACTCAAAGAACGTTTGATGAAACTGAACAAGCCAAGAAAACGTCGCATCCCAACACAACCACCGCCATCTGCAGAAGAGAAGCGCATAAGAACAAAACATTGGAAAACCAGAAAGAAGGAGCTACGCAGACCTTCCCACCTTGAACAGCTATGA
- a CDS encoding phage holin family protein: MLGLVDLFSTTQVQIIVALIAIDVVLGVLGAVVAKEFRFGKLGGFLKGPVLGYVFGYGVLELVAEGIPSLAFLLPAAFLLIVLSLVASLFRNLNKLGLPLPGSEKV; encoded by the coding sequence ATGCTAGGACTTGTTGATTTATTCTCAACCACTCAAGTACAAATCATTGTAGCTTTAATAGCCATTGATGTTGTTTTGGGGGTCTTGGGAGCTGTGGTAGCAAAGGAATTCCGCTTTGGGAAATTAGGCGGATTCCTGAAGGGACCCGTATTGGGGTATGTCTTTGGATATGGGGTGCTGGAGCTGGTGGCAGAGGGTATTCCCTCTTTGGCCTTTCTACTCCCCGCAGCTTTTCTCTTGATTGTGCTTTCTCTTGTTGCTTCCCTGTTCCGCAACTTAAACAAACTGGGACTGCCCCTGCCAGGATCTGAGAAAGTGTAG
- a CDS encoding KH domain-containing protein, whose product MADEQFTYQDLLEYIVKGLVDHPDDVKVERKVDEMGVLMILKVHPEDMGQIIGRQGSTARSIRTLVRIAGLKAHARVNLKIEEPEGGRQSQEPREEKKESLEDLSI is encoded by the coding sequence ATGGCAGACGAGCAGTTCACATACCAAGATCTATTGGAATACATCGTGAAAGGGTTGGTAGACCACCCAGACGACGTAAAAGTAGAACGCAAGGTGGATGAGATGGGCGTACTCATGATTCTCAAGGTACATCCTGAAGACATGGGTCAAATCATTGGCCGCCAGGGCTCCACAGCCAGGTCAATCCGCACGTTAGTGAGGATTGCAGGACTCAAGGCCCACGCCAGGGTAAACCTCAAAATTGAGGAACCAGAAGGCGGAAGGCAATCACAAGAGCCAAGAGAAGAAAAAAAAGAGTCTCTTGAAGACCTATCCATCTAA